In Clarias gariepinus isolate MV-2021 ecotype Netherlands chromosome 9, CGAR_prim_01v2, whole genome shotgun sequence, a single window of DNA contains:
- the kdm5bb gene encoding lysine-specific demethylase 5B-B isoform X3 — protein MSQPRPDEFKPPPECPVFEPSWEEFADPFAFINKIRPIAEKTGICKIRPPPDWQPPFACDVDRLRFIPRIQRLNELEAQTRVKLNFLDQIAKFWELQGCTLKIPHVERKILDLYHLNKLVSDEGGFDTVCKERRWTKIAMTMGFAPGKAIGSHLRAHYERILYPYNLFQSGANLLFVQKPSLPENGDDKEYKPHDLVQRQKLQVQPSSVCTPARRAKRMKAETGSEKSEGCAGGEVRENRPNLRRRMGSFVAKPEPEKEIPIQIKQEPVERELQPEPEKIKPRNKKTSPLPPVSVVDLYVCLICGSGSDEDRLLLCDGCDDSYHTFCLIPPLHDVPKGDWRCPKCLAQECSKPQQAFGFEQARREYNLKSFGEMADSFKSDYFNMPVHMVPTELVEKEFWRLVATITEDVTVEYGADIASKEFGSGFPVKGGKFKVAPQDEKYLRCGWNLNNMAMMDPSVLTHITADICGMTLPWLYVGMCFSSFCWHIEDHWSYSINYLHWGEPKTWYGAPGCAAEQLEEVMKKLAPELFESQPDLLHQLVTIMNPNTLMAHGVPIYRTNQCAGEFVITFPRSYHSGFNQGFNFAEAVNFCTVDWMPLGRQCVDHYRLLHRYCVFSHDEMVCNMAAKADKLNVVLASAVLKDMVVMISEERELREQIRKLGVVQCELFEYDLLQDDERQCVKCRTTCYLSALTCPCRPNEQVCLHHAYDLCSCPTSKYTFRYRFTLDDLYPMMNAVKQRAEKYDEWSSQVTEVLEAKLDKKRNLSVFHSLLEESDVNGFPDNDLLRHLRVVSQDAERCSSVAQQLLNGKRQTRYRAGGGKTQNQLSVEEMRSFVRQLYNLPCSLMQAPLLKELLNRIEDFQAHSEKVLSEAVNADSEEEIQALLDESSEFDVYLPEVPRLRERLEIARWLAAVRQAEELGGSARGLTLDAMRQLIDRAVGLTSDPAIERAMARLQELLTVSEQWEEKAQALLKTRPAESVESLSAILKETETVPTYLPNCMLLRDSINKATEWLKEAEAAQLGGRVPVLDTLSDLVLRARAIPVHLEPLERLEALVSEVQAWKESAAKTFLLKNSSLTLLEVLCPRCEVGSAFKRKMKKIKGDVVSCGKKRTGRMDNLNDVEKALSESKDSASAMATLAEVRSKELESLVSLRVANGTKLLPSADCSALKVCVCQKPPMGAMRQCELCRDAFHSVCVRGQGDPCESDPWLCPLCRRSAKPALDRIVPLMASLQRIRVRLPEGDALRYLIERTVEWQRRAREVMASYNLPMAAQEHLGSVKGQDWSKSSQEQSVFYMEQRCIPLQGLSTELEELIVEGLLLQVSLPETQQLYMLLLNGPPAHCSPQHTHPATDSPQHTPYHTQEPASPDKDRDIVTTAEKKAKRRMEREEMGLKLDVRERGMPKRKKQRMRKEKRKDRKSTSVSVSPTYLSDLSQSDDSEEDMILCPAKSCLQPSGDEVFWVQCDCCNQWFHMICVGVSEKIAAEEDYMCVTCSAR, from the exons GCACAGACGAGGGTCAAACTCAATTTTCTGGACCAGATTGCTAAGTTCTGGGAGCTTCAGGGATGCACTCTAAAAATTCCACACGTAGAGCGAAAGATATTAGATCTATACCACCTGAACAAG CTTGTTTCAGATGAGGGCGGTTttgatactgtatgtaaggAGCGCAGATGGACGAAGATAGCCATGACAATGGGCTTTGCCCCTGGCAAGGCCATAGGTTCACACTTGCGTGCTCACTACGAAAGAATCCTCTACCCCTACAACCTCTTCCAGTCTGGGGCCAACCTGCTG TTCGTTCAGAAGCCCTCCCTCCCGGAAAATGGCGACGATAAAGAATATAAACCTCACGATCTGGTGCAGAGGCAGAAGCTGCAGGTGCAACCCAGTAGCGTGTGCACGCCTGCCAGGAGAGCCAAGCGGATGAAAGCTGAG ACTGGCAGTGAAAAGTCAGAGGGGTGTGCAGGTGGAGAGGTGCGTGAGAACAGGCCTAACCTTAGGAGACGGATGGGCTCTTTTGTAGCAAAACCTGAACCAG AAAAGGAAATACCCATTCAGATTAAACAAGAGCCTGTGGAGAGAGAACTGCAACCTGAGCCAGAGAAAATCAAGCCACGCAATAAGAAGACCTCCCCACTACCACCTGTCAGTGTA GTGgacctgtatgtgtgtttgatatGTGGCAGCGGTAGTGATGAGGATAGGCTGTTGCTATGCGACGGCTGTGATGACAGCTACCACACTTTCTGCCTGATCCCACCGCTTCATGATGTCCCCAAGGGTGACTGGAGGTGCCCCAAGTGTCTGGCGCAG GAATGCAGTAAGCCACAGCAGGCATTTGGCTTTGAGCAGGCACGCAGAGAATACAACCTCAAATCATTTGGAGAAATGGCTGACTCCTTTAAGTCTGACTACTTCAACATGCCTGTTCAT ATGGTGCCCACTGAGCTGGTAGAGAAAGAGTTCTGGCGGTTAGTGGCCACTATTACAGAGGATGTGACGGTGGAGTACGGAGCCGACATCGCTTCGAAGGAGTTTGGCAGCGGCTTTCCAGTTAAGGGTGGAAAGTTCAAGGTTGCACCACAAGATGAG AAGTATTTGAGGTGTGGGTGGAACCTTAATAACATGGCGATGATGGATCCGTCCGTGCTGACCCATATCACAGCGGATATATGTGGCATGACCCTGCCCTGGCTGTATGTGGGCATGTGCTTCTCCTCTTTCTGCTGGCATATCGAAGACCACTGGAGCTACTCCATTAACTACCTGCATTG GGGAGAGCCTAAGACATGGTATGGAGCTCCTGGATGTGCTGCTGAGCAGCTGGAGGAAGTAATGAAGAAGCTGGCACCCGAGCTGTTCGAATCTCAGCCAGATCTTTTACACCAGCTCGTTACCATTATGAACCCGAACACGCTCATGGCCCACGGAGTACCA atttacAGGACCAATCAATGTGCGGGAGAGTTCGTCATCACATTCCCCAGATCCTATCACAGCGGTTTCAATCAGGGCTTCAACTTCGCCGAGGCTGTGAACTTCTGCACAGTGGACTgg ATGCCTTTGGGCCGCCAGTGTGTGGATCATTACCGCTTGCTGCATCGTTACTGTGTGTTCTCACACGATGAGATGGTCTGTAACATGGCTGCCAAAGCTGATAAACTGAATGTGGTTCTGGCTTCAGCTGTGCTCAAAGATATGGTGGTAATGATCAGCGAAGAGAGGGAGCTCCGAGAGCAAATCCGCAAACTG GGAGTGGTGCAGTGCGAGTTGTTTGAATATGATTTGCTGCAGGATGATGAGAGACAGTGTGTCAAGTGTCGCACCACCTGCTACCTGTCTGCTCTCACCTGTCCATGTCGGCCAAATGAGCAGGTGTGTCTACACCACGCTTACGACCTCTGCTCATGCCCTACCTCCAAATACACATTCAG GTACCGCTTCACGCTGGATGACCTCTACCCCATGATGAATGCTGTGAAGCAAAGGGCAGAGAAGTATGACGAGTGGTCGTCACAAGTAACTGAGGTCCTTGAGGCGAAACTGGACAAAAAGCGCA ACCTGTCTGTGTTCCATTCTCTGCTCGAGGAGTCCGACGTGAACGGTTTTCCAGATAACGATCTGTTACGTCACCTCAGAGTCGTCAGTCAGGATGCAGAAAGATGTTCATCAGTGGCACAGCAACTTCTCAATGGCAAGAGACAGACCAg GTATCGCGCTGGTGGTGGGAAGACCCAGAACCAGTTGTCTGTAGAGGAAATGAGGTCATTTGTGCGTCAGCTTTACAACCTGCCCTGCAGCCTAATGCAAGCACCATTACtgaag GAGCTGCTGAACCGTATCGAGGATTTCCAGGCGCACAGCGAGAAAGTTTTGTCTGAAGCTGTAAATGCAGATTCTGAGGAGGAGATTCAGGCCCTCCTAGATGAGAGCTCAGAGTTTGACGTGTATCTGCCGGAGGTTCCTCGGCTCCGGGAGCGTCTGGAGATCGCCCGCTGGTTAGCAGCAGTGCGTCAGGCCGAGGAGTTGGGCGGTAGCGCGCGTGGCCTCACCCTGGACGCCATGCGCCAGCTGATTGACCGTGCTGTCGGGTTAACTTCCGACCCTGCGATAGAGCGTGCGATGGCACGCCTTCAGGAACTGCTTACTGTGTCTGAGCAGTGGGAGGAGAAAGCGCAGGCGCTGCTCAAAACCAG ACCTGCAGAAAGTGTCGAATCTCTGTCTGCCATTCTGAAAGAGACTGAGACCGTTCCTACGTACCTGCCCAACTGCATGTTGCTGCGAGACTCCATTAACAAAGCCACAGAGTGGCTAAAGGAAGCCGAGGCTGCGCAG TTGGGAGGGCGTGTCCCTGTGTTAGACACGCTGTCAGACTTGGTGCTGAGGGCCCGAGCGATCCCCGTGCATCTGGAGCCCCTGGAGAGGTTGGAGGCGCTCGTCTCTGAGGTGCAGGCGTGGAAGGAATCAGCAGCCAAGACCTTTCTCCTGAAAAACTCCTCTCTCACCTTGCTTGAG GTGTTGTGTCCACGGTGCGAGGTGGGAAGCGCTTTCAAAAGGAAGATGAAGAAGATAAAGGGGGATGTGGTGTCATGTGGGAAAAAGAGAACGGGGAGAATGGACAATCTTAATGATGTAGAGAAAGCCCTGTCTGAGAGTAAAGACTCGGCTTCTGCT ATGGCGACTCTTGCTGAAGTTCGTTCAAAGGAGCTGGAGTCCTTGGTGTCTCTCCGTGTGGCTAACGGGACTAAACTCCTCCCATCAGCCGACTGCAGTGCGctcaaagtgtgtgtatgtcagaaGCCTCCCATGGGTGCCATGCGGCAGTGCGAGCTATGTCGTGATGCTTTCCACAGCGTGTGCGTACGTGGACAGGGGGACCCTTGCGAGTCCGATCCGTGGTTGTGTCCCTTGTGTCGGCGTTCGGCGAAACCAGCTTTGGACAGGATCGTGCCGCTAATGGCGTCTCTGCAGAGGATCCGGGTGCGTTTACCGGAGGGAGACGCGCTGCGTTATTTGATCGAACGTACGGTGGAGTGGCAGCGGCGAGCGCGCGAGGTCATGGCCTCGTATAACCTTCCAATGGCTGCGCAGGAGCACCTGGGAAGTGTGAAG ggTCAGGACTGGAGCAAGAGCAGTCAGGAACAGTCTGTCTTTTACATGGAGCAGCGCTGCATTCCTCTGCAGG gtcTGAGTACAGAACTAGAGGAGCTGATCGTGGAAGGATTACTGCTACAAGTGTCCCTGCCTGAGACTCAACAGCTGTACATGCTGCTGCTAAACGGCCCCCCAGCTCATTGCAGTCCACAGCACACACACCCAGCAACCGACAGCCCACAACACACACCATACCACACTCAGGAACCTGCTTCACCAGACAAAGAT AGAGACATAGTGACCACAGCGGAAAAGAAAGCAAAGCGGCGGATGGAGAGAGAAGAGATGGGGCTAAAGCTCGatgtgagggagagagggatGCCAAAAAGGAAGAAGCAGCGGATGCGAAAGGAGAAGAGGAAAGACAGGAAATCAACGTCAGTGTCGGTGTCACCCACTTACCTGTCTGATCTGTCCCAGTCCGACGACTCTGAGGAGGACATGATCCTCTGCCCAGCCAAGAGCTGCCTTCAGCCTTCAGGAGATGAG GTGTTCTGGGTGCAGTGTGACTGCTGTAACCAGTGGTTCCACATGATCTGTGTAGGCGTTTCTGAAAAGATAGCAGCTGAGGAAGACTATATGTGCGTCACCTGCAGCGCACGTTAA